The following coding sequences are from one Gossypium raimondii isolate GPD5lz chromosome 4, ASM2569854v1, whole genome shotgun sequence window:
- the LOC105779105 gene encoding uncharacterized protein LOC105779105 produces MEAGHVFVENVWDVMAANFRMARLMNVEIYSRLLETFRVTETIGCRPGIPPRSYGVDILNRRCDCKRFETLHYPCAHVAAVCAKVNLNVEQFVDNVYTLERTLRVWENEFPVLPDLSTWEVPPTTFELVPDRGIRRNPRGRPQLSRIVTA; encoded by the coding sequence ATGGAGGCTGGACACGTGTTTGTCGAAAATGTCTGGGATGTAATGGCTGCAAACTTTCGAATGGCGAGATtgatgaatgtagaaatatattcacgacTTCTGGAAACGTTTCGAGTTACTGAGACCATCGGTTGTCGACCCGGTATACCACCTAGGTCCTATGGAGTTGATATTCTAAATAGACGGTGCGACTGCAAGAGGttcgaaacacttcattatccatgtgcGCATGTCGCGGCAGTGTGTGCTAAAGTGAACCTTAATGTTGAACAATTTGTCGATAATGTGTACACGCTCGAGCGCACATTGCGTGTCTGGGAAAATGAGTTCCCCGTCCTGCCTGACCTGTCTACGTGGGAGGTGCCTCCGACGACTTTTGAGCTTGTCCCAGACAGAGGGATACGCAGGAATCCAAGAGGTCGTCCTCAATTATCTAGAATTGTAACAGCCTGA